From a single Nissabacter sp. SGAir0207 genomic region:
- the rpoZ gene encoding DNA-directed RNA polymerase subunit omega, translating to MARVTVQDAVEKIGNRFDLVLVAARRARQMQVGGKDPLVPEENDKYTVIALREIEEGLINNQILDVRDRQEQQEQEAAEIQAVTAIAEGRR from the coding sequence ATGGCACGCGTAACTGTTCAAGACGCTGTAGAGAAAATTGGTAACCGTTTTGACCTGGTGTTGGTCGCTGCTCGTCGCGCACGCCAGATGCAAGTTGGCGGCAAGGATCCGCTGGTTCCGGAAGAGAACGATAAGTACACCGTTATCGCTCTGCGTGAAATCGAAGAAGGTCTGATCAACAACCAGATCCTCGATGTGCGTGATCGTCAGGAACAGCAAGAGCAGGAAGCCGCCGAGATCCAGGCTGTGACCGCCATTGCTGAAGGCCGCCGTTAA